CAACTACGTCTCGGAGGTGCCGGTCTCGGCCGCCCTGTGGCCGCGGGCCGCCCAGACCGTCATCGATATCGCGGCGCGGTACGGGTTCACCGATGTCACGGGCCGCACCGAAAACCCGACCGACGACGAGGCCAAGGACCTGACCATCAGCGATGCCTACAGCGGCCGGGTGGCCTTCGGATCGATGGTGGCCGCGTCACTGCGGGTGACCACCGGCTGCTATCTGACGGCCGAGGCCAAGCGCGCGGCCCGCGCAGAATCACCCTGACCGGCTAGTCCGCGGTATCGGTCAACTGCGGATCGGCCTCCAGATGGGTGAGCCCGTTCCACACCACGTTGACCACGTGCGCGGCGACCACTTCCTTCGTGGGTTCGCGGACGTCGAGCCACCACTGGGCGGTCATCGACACCGACCCGACCAGCGCCTGGGCGTACAGCGGCGCCAGATCCGGGTCCAAACCGCGGCGCGAGAAATCCCCGGCCAGGATCGAGGCCACCTGGTTGACGGCGTCGTTGAGCAGCGTCGCGTAGGTGCCCGAGGTGATGGCCGCCGGTGAGTCCCGGATCAGGATGCGGAAGCCGTCGGTGTGCTCCTCGACGAAGGTCAGCAGGGCCAGCGCGACGCGCTCCACCCGTACCCGCGAGCGGTTGTTGGTCAGTGAGGAGGTGATGCCGTCCAGCAGGGCGGACATCTCGCGGTCGACGACGACGGCATACAGGCCCTCCTTGCCCCCGAAATGCTCGTACACCACGGGCTTGGAGACATTGGCCCGCTGGGCGACCTCCTCGATGGAGGTACCGTCGAATCCCCGCTCGGCGAACAGCGACTTGGCGATCTCGATGAGTTGCTGACGGCGTTCACTGCCGGTCATCCGGGCGCGCGGCGCACGGACGTCTTTCTCGGGTGCTGCCACGCCCATGACCTTAGTCGGCTTGCACTAGAGTCTCGGAGTGATCGGTCCGTCGTGGTGTAATCGGCAGCACCTCTGATTTTGGTTCAGATAGTTCAGGTTCGAGTCCTGGCGACGGAGCTCAACAGCCGCGAGCGACCCCAAACCACAGCGTCGACGGTGTGTCCGCGGGCAGGCACTCCTCGGTCGCGGAGGAGGAATACGTGTCCACCGAAACAGCCGTGATCATTCTCGCCGCGGGCGCGGGCACCCGGATGCGCTCGGCCATCCCGAAGGTTCTGCACCCGCTCGGTGGTCGCACCATGCTGGGCCACACCCTGCATGCCGTCACCGCCCTGAACCCGCAGCACGTCACCGTCGTCATCGGCCACGGACGGGAACAGGTCGGCGCCGAGATCGACCGGTTCGCCGGTGGCGCGGTCACCGTCACCACCGTCGTCCAGGACGAGCAGCTGGGCACCGGCCACGCTGTCAGCGTCGGGTTGACCGGGCTGCCCGACGATTTCGCCGGAACCGTCATCGTCACCACCGCCGATGTGCCCCTGCTCGACGGTGGAACACTGTCGGGCCTGGCCGCAGCGCACGCCGACGCCGGTGTGACGATCCTGACCACCACGCTCGACGACCCGACCGGTTACGGCCGGATCATCCGCGATGACGAGGGCGGTGTCACCGCGATCGTCGAACATGCCGATGCCGACGCCGCCCAACGCGCCGTCGCGGAGATCAACTCCGGGGTATACGCCTTCGACGCCGCGGCACTGCGCTCGGCGCTGACCCAGCTGCGCACCGACAACGCCCAGGGCGAGCTGTATCTCACCGACGCGATCGCGCTGATCCGCCACCAGGGTCTGCCCGTCCAGGCCGAGCACGTCGACGACACCGCACTGGTCTCCGGCGTCAACGACCGGGTTCAGCTGGCGGCGCTGGCCGCCGAGTTGAACCGGCGCACCATCATCGGACACCAGCGGGCCGGGGTCACCGTCACCGATCCGGCGACCACCTGGATCGACGTCGATGTCGAGATCGGCCCCGACACGGTCATCGCGCCCGGCACCCAGCTGCTGGGCGTCACCACCATCGGCGCCGATTGCACCATCGGACCGGACACCACCCTTACCTCGATGGAGGTCGGCGACGGCGCCACCGTGATCCGCACCCACGGTGAGCTGTCGGTGATCGGTCCGGGTGCCACCGTCGGTCCGTTCACCTACCTACGGCCCGGGACCACGCTGGGTGCCGGCGGCAAGCTGGGTGCATTCGTCGAGACCAAGAACTCGACCATCGGGGCGGGTACCAAGGTGCCGCACCTGACCTACGTCGGTGACGCCGATATCGGCGAGCACAGCAACATCGGCGCATCCAGCGTCTTCGTCAACTACGACGGTGAGACCAAACAGCGCACGACCATCGGATCGCACGTCAGGACCGGCTCGGACACCATGTTCGTGGCACCGGTGAGCGTCGGCGACGGCGCCTACACCGGGGCGGGCACGGTGCTGCGCGACGACGTCCCCCCGGGTGCGCTCGCGGTCTCGGACAACACCCAGCGGACCATCGAGGGATGGGTGCTGCGCAAGCGCCCGGCGAGCGCGTCCGCCGAGGCGGCGCGCAAGGCCGGGGCGGGCGAACCCGA
The sequence above is drawn from the Mycolicibacterium neoaurum VKM Ac-1815D genome and encodes:
- a CDS encoding TetR/AcrR family transcriptional regulator, with the protein product MGVAAPEKDVRAPRARMTGSERRQQLIEIAKSLFAERGFDGTSIEEVAQRANVSKPVVYEHFGGKEGLYAVVVDREMSALLDGITSSLTNNRSRVRVERVALALLTFVEEHTDGFRILIRDSPAAITSGTYATLLNDAVNQVASILAGDFSRRGLDPDLAPLYAQALVGSVSMTAQWWLDVREPTKEVVAAHVVNVVWNGLTHLEADPQLTDTAD
- the glmU gene encoding bifunctional UDP-N-acetylglucosamine diphosphorylase/glucosamine-1-phosphate N-acetyltransferase GlmU, coding for MSTETAVIILAAGAGTRMRSAIPKVLHPLGGRTMLGHTLHAVTALNPQHVTVVIGHGREQVGAEIDRFAGGAVTVTTVVQDEQLGTGHAVSVGLTGLPDDFAGTVIVTTADVPLLDGGTLSGLAAAHADAGVTILTTTLDDPTGYGRIIRDDEGGVTAIVEHADADAAQRAVAEINSGVYAFDAAALRSALTQLRTDNAQGELYLTDAIALIRHQGLPVQAEHVDDTALVSGVNDRVQLAALAAELNRRTIIGHQRAGVTVTDPATTWIDVDVEIGPDTVIAPGTQLLGVTTIGADCTIGPDTTLTSMEVGDGATVIRTHGELSVIGPGATVGPFTYLRPGTTLGAGGKLGAFVETKNSTIGAGTKVPHLTYVGDADIGEHSNIGASSVFVNYDGETKQRTTIGSHVRTGSDTMFVAPVSVGDGAYTGAGTVLRDDVPPGALAVSDNTQRTIEGWVLRKRPASASAEAARKAGAGEPDA